The uncultured Cohaesibacter sp. genomic sequence AACGCGGCCTTCACCCGAGCTGCCGATCACGGCACCGGTTTCGAGAACCGGCGCGAGGTTTTCGCTGTAATTTTCATTATACCAGCCATTGCGCAAAAAGGCGTGAGGGATACTGGCGGTGTTAAGCAGGGCCTCGGTTGCCGCATGTTCTTCGGCCAACAGCATCGGAGATTTGTCCGCCTTCAGAATGGAGGTATAGGCCATGAATTTCACGCCACTGGCCTTGGCAGCCTCGATCACGGCTTTGTGCTGAGGCACACGTTGGCCAACGGCACTGCTAGAGATCAGCAGCAACTTGTCAACGCCCTTGAGGGCTTCCGCATAGCTCTCGGGCTGATCATAATCAGCTTTGCGGACGGTGACGCCTTTGGCTGCCAGATCGGCCACTGCCTCGGGGGTGCGCACCAGAGCGATGATCTCGCTGGCTTCGGTTTTCTCCAAAAGAGCATTGATGACAAGGCGGCCAAGTTGGCCGGACGCGCCTGTTACTGCAATCATGTCGTTTACTTTCCCCGAGCTCATGCTGGTGAGCGGACGGTTTTCATTTCTGTTGACGCTAATATGGCGTTGCGCCATTGTTATCACTAGAACTCTTTTTCAGAAT encodes the following:
- a CDS encoding SDR family oxidoreductase, which produces MIAVTGASGQLGRLVINALLEKTEASEIIALVRTPEAVADLAAKGVTVRKADYDQPESYAEALKGVDKLLLISSSAVGQRVPQHKAVIEAAKASGVKFMAYTSILKADKSPMLLAEEHAATEALLNTASIPHAFLRNGWYNENYSENLAPVLETGAVIGSSGEGRVASASRADYAEAAAVVLTSSIEEQAGKIYELAGDEAFTMSAFAAKVATLSGKKVAYMDMAEKDYIAALTGAGVPEGFAQVLADSSANVVGGWLEDNSKTLSALIGRPTTTIADSIKRAL